In Dyadobacter sp. NIV53, a single window of DNA contains:
- a CDS encoding cupin-like domain-containing protein — MKLVPIEKRSGLTREEFIENYLKPSRPVVFTDLAKDWPAMKKWTFEWLRENHGQIDVPLVDNHMHDADKYFQVAKTMKFGDYLSLIEAGPTDLRLFLFDIFKKAPSLTADVNFPTIMDGFLKSYKFVFFGGQGSITNLHYDMDCSNVFLTQFHTRKQVILFSPEESTRLYQHPYTVMSKVDPLNPDYERFPAMKGAVGHETTLLHGETIFIPSLWWHYIRYIDGGFSLALRANNSVFTAVRGGMNIVRHTFVDKGMTSLLGIGWQHWKEKKAVEKAQLLINEEA; from the coding sequence ATGAAACTAGTGCCCATAGAGAAGCGTAGCGGACTTACCCGCGAAGAATTCATTGAAAATTATTTAAAGCCTAGTCGTCCCGTTGTTTTCACCGATCTGGCAAAGGATTGGCCGGCAATGAAAAAATGGACTTTTGAATGGCTAAGAGAAAATCACGGACAAATAGATGTGCCTCTGGTTGACAACCATATGCACGATGCTGATAAATATTTTCAGGTGGCCAAAACGATGAAATTTGGCGACTATCTAAGTTTAATTGAAGCAGGGCCAACCGATTTAAGGCTTTTTTTGTTTGATATTTTTAAAAAAGCACCTTCGCTGACAGCCGATGTTAATTTTCCGACTATCATGGACGGATTTTTAAAATCTTACAAATTTGTATTTTTCGGTGGCCAGGGTTCCATTACCAATCTGCATTATGATATGGATTGTTCAAATGTATTTTTGACCCAATTCCATACCCGTAAACAAGTAATCTTGTTTTCTCCTGAGGAAAGTACAAGGCTATATCAGCATCCGTATACGGTGATGAGCAAGGTAGATCCATTGAACCCCGATTATGAGCGTTTTCCTGCCATGAAAGGAGCAGTGGGCCATGAAACCACTTTATTACATGGAGAAACTATTTTTATTCCATCACTCTGGTGGCATTATATCCGTTACATCGATGGCGGTTTCAGCCTGGCTTTAAGAGCAAATAACTCGGTATTTACAGCTGTTCGCGGCGGAATGAATATTGTACGCCATACTTTTGTGGACAAAGGAATGACATCACTTCTGGGCATCGGATGGCAGCACTGGAAGGAGAAAAAAGCAGTTGAGAAAGCCCAATTATTAATTAACGAAGAAGCTTAA
- a CDS encoding YceI family protein yields the protein MNILAKILLLLTFVLTTEKSYSQTSKIVSGSTDFSVKFIFGTCHGTFDAPKGSAIFNEKNPGSSSFDLTIAANTFKTGNNTRDKDMKSEKYFYVSKYPEIHFKSTKVEKKGDKFQATGSMTIRDVSKTVTLPFEAKKMLTGVMHYQVHLK from the coding sequence ATGAACATTCTTGCTAAAATACTGCTCCTTCTCACTTTCGTTTTAACAACGGAAAAAAGTTATTCCCAAACCTCAAAAATTGTGTCCGGTTCTACGGATTTTAGTGTAAAATTCATATTCGGAACCTGCCACGGCACATTTGACGCGCCAAAAGGAAGTGCAATATTTAATGAGAAAAATCCCGGGAGTAGCTCTTTCGATCTGACAATTGCGGCTAATACATTTAAAACCGGCAATAATACACGGGATAAAGACATGAAAAGTGAGAAGTATTTCTATGTATCAAAATATCCTGAAATTCATTTTAAATCGACCAAAGTTGAGAAGAAAGGTGATAAATTTCAGGCAACGGGTTCAATGACAATCAGAGATGTTTCTAAAACGGTAACCCTGCCTTTTGAAGCTAAAAAAATGCTGACGGGAGTTATGCACTATCAAGTTCATTTGAAATAA
- a CDS encoding DUF1003 domain-containing protein, with amino-acid sequence MDIDQQEINDILNVQDAQIKKLHEIVLQSIKEEDILVSNLLHPPAEKVTPGQKVSDKVAKFGGSWTFIITFLVILIVWIIYNSTLPQAQRFDPYPFILMNLILSCVAALQAPIIMMSQNRTEEKDRMRAENDYMVNLKAELEVRSLHQKVDLLLEEQIKTLFEIQAKQVEMLKKLGASLDDLCSRKSV; translated from the coding sequence ATGGACATTGATCAGCAGGAAATTAATGATATCCTGAATGTACAGGATGCACAAATAAAAAAACTTCATGAAATCGTCTTGCAATCCATCAAAGAAGAAGATATTCTGGTGAGTAACCTGCTGCATCCTCCTGCCGAAAAAGTAACTCCCGGACAAAAAGTGTCGGATAAAGTTGCAAAATTTGGCGGAAGCTGGACCTTCATCATTACTTTTCTGGTAATACTAATTGTATGGATCATTTACAATTCTACGCTTCCCCAGGCTCAGCGTTTTGATCCATATCCATTTATATTAATGAATCTTATTTTGTCGTGTGTGGCAGCATTACAGGCTCCGATCATTATGATGAGCCAGAACCGGACGGAGGAAAAAGACAGAATGCGGGCCGAAAACGATTATATGGTTAATTTAAAAGCTGAACTCGAAGTCCGCAGCCTGCATCAGAAAGTTGATCTTTTGCTGGAAGAACAAATCAAAACCCTGTTTGAAATCCAGGCGAAACAAGTTGAAATGTTAAAAAAACTGGGAGCAAGTCTTGACGACCTCTGTTCCAGAAAATCAGTTTAA
- a CDS encoding n-acetylglutamate synthase — MINYNNIIFNPISNSENGEVDLSMQFVYKQSGNIVTCTYSGGRIRSGQLIALVDDKGCLDMRYHQINIQGEIMTGICRSTPEILYNGKIRLHEKWKWTAGDFSEGESVLEEQ, encoded by the coding sequence ATGATTAACTACAATAATATAATTTTCAATCCGATCTCTAATTCTGAAAATGGCGAGGTGGATCTGAGTATGCAATTTGTCTACAAACAATCCGGAAATATAGTGACTTGTACTTATTCCGGAGGACGAATCCGGTCAGGACAATTGATCGCACTTGTTGACGATAAAGGCTGCCTGGATATGCGTTATCACCAAATAAACATCCAAGGAGAAATTATGACAGGAATATGCCGGTCTACTCCTGAAATTTTATATAATGGAAAAATACGCCTGCATGAAAAATGGAAGTGGACTGCCGGCGATTTTTCAGAAGGTGAATCGGTTCTGGAAGAACAATAA
- a CDS encoding TonB-dependent receptor encodes MKSIVTLIWILILLGSQKIAAQNGEIRGQILAQDSKAFEGANITLKGTKYGNTTNSEGKFHLKAPEGLYTLIISVLGNAKKEVSVTINAGKTTILENIQLQETGISLEDAVVTGQFGKQSIRNSVYQVRTIDSERIRLRGATSIQTVLNTELGIRFSNDPTLGTTDIQLMGMTGQSVKILLDGVPMVDRGATRESLGQIDINTIERIEIVEGPMSVIYGTDALAGVINIITKKGDGSDNLTVSARIQEETVSDEYNAFTKKGSHNENVGVTWQKNGFQLFGNVTRNNFGGWQGDSTGRLKAWMPKEQMLYSGGLGYRKEKWNAWYRFNGTDETIKYLGNINLLKTAGDKDYITKRLFHQAQGEYQISDKLGFTGALSYTDYSRKTLSTNIDFNTGKRTLSLDAGAQDKSVFTTLFFRGTALYKVSPNVTLLPGIEINNNHSTGQRILGSPTINEYAFFVSSELKLTPAIKLSPGLRFIKNSVYDAPPAIPSVNAKITLNKSLDFRMGYARGFRSPALRELYFNFHDASHSINGNVNLKAEYSNSFNAFLVWHALQQSSLKITSTLGGFYNIFHDRIDTGFDPTNPTQTTYLNISLFKTTGFSLDNKFYWKNLQATLGATYIGTYNEILEDAEDVASLPEFVWSPEINANIIYTFPKIGTSINLFYKFTGKKPAYAIINSTPVTASLRQISSYNMADLTVTKTVGKYINLIGGAKNLFNLTSIRNTTIGSGHDASGPGFNGRSYFFGVNINWSKK; translated from the coding sequence ATGAAATCTATTGTTACACTCATCTGGATTCTTATTTTGCTTGGCTCACAAAAAATAGCGGCACAGAACGGCGAAATAAGGGGACAGATTTTAGCGCAGGACAGCAAGGCATTTGAAGGCGCAAATATTACATTGAAAGGCACGAAATACGGAAATACTACAAATTCAGAAGGGAAATTTCATTTAAAAGCACCGGAAGGATTGTATACATTGATCATAAGTGTTTTGGGGAATGCAAAAAAAGAAGTGTCGGTAACAATAAATGCCGGCAAAACGACCATCCTTGAAAATATACAACTTCAGGAAACAGGAATCTCGCTGGAAGACGCTGTCGTTACCGGTCAGTTTGGGAAACAATCCATTCGTAATTCTGTGTATCAGGTAAGGACGATTGACAGCGAACGTATCCGGCTCCGAGGTGCAACCAGCATACAAACCGTACTTAATACAGAATTGGGCATACGCTTTTCAAATGATCCTACACTGGGTACAACAGATATTCAGTTAATGGGCATGACTGGCCAAAGCGTAAAAATATTACTGGATGGTGTTCCCATGGTCGACCGCGGTGCAACGCGTGAAAGTTTAGGGCAAATTGATATCAATACAATTGAACGCATAGAGATCGTAGAAGGCCCTATGTCGGTAATTTATGGAACTGATGCACTGGCTGGTGTAATTAATATCATTACTAAAAAAGGAGACGGAAGCGACAATCTTACAGTTTCAGCGCGCATTCAGGAAGAGACTGTCAGTGATGAATATAATGCATTTACTAAAAAAGGATCCCATAATGAGAATGTTGGTGTAACCTGGCAAAAGAATGGATTTCAGCTTTTTGGAAATGTTACCCGAAATAATTTTGGCGGATGGCAGGGAGATTCCACGGGCAGGTTAAAAGCCTGGATGCCCAAAGAACAAATGCTTTACAGCGGTGGGTTGGGATATAGAAAAGAAAAATGGAATGCATGGTACCGCTTCAACGGAACAGATGAAACCATTAAATATCTTGGAAATATCAATTTGCTGAAAACAGCCGGAGACAAAGATTATATCACGAAACGTTTGTTTCACCAGGCTCAGGGAGAATACCAGATCAGTGATAAATTGGGGTTTACAGGCGCGCTTTCCTATACCGATTACAGCCGAAAAACACTTAGTACCAATATAGATTTTAATACAGGAAAACGTACACTTTCGCTTGATGCTGGCGCACAGGATAAATCCGTGTTTACAACTCTATTTTTCAGGGGAACTGCACTTTATAAAGTTTCTCCGAATGTGACTTTGCTGCCAGGAATTGAAATTAACAATAACCATAGCACGGGACAGCGTATTTTGGGTTCGCCAACTATTAATGAATATGCATTTTTCGTTTCCTCAGAGCTAAAATTAACGCCAGCCATTAAGCTAAGTCCGGGCTTGCGTTTCATTAAAAACTCGGTCTATGATGCTCCTCCGGCGATCCCGTCCGTCAATGCTAAAATTACTCTCAATAAATCCCTCGACTTTCGGATGGGTTATGCACGGGGTTTCCGTTCACCGGCATTACGTGAATTATATTTTAACTTTCATGATGCATCGCACTCCATTAATGGCAACGTCAATCTGAAAGCGGAGTATTCAAATAGTTTCAATGCTTTTCTCGTATGGCACGCTTTACAGCAATCTTCTCTTAAAATCACTTCAACACTGGGAGGGTTTTATAATATATTTCATGATCGGATTGATACAGGTTTTGATCCGACAAATCCTACTCAAACCACTTATCTGAATATCAGTTTGTTTAAAACGACCGGATTCAGTCTGGATAATAAATTTTACTGGAAAAACTTACAGGCAACGCTCGGAGCAACTTACATCGGAACTTACAATGAAATTCTTGAAGATGCAGAAGATGTAGCATCATTGCCTGAATTTGTCTGGTCGCCTGAAATAAATGCCAATATCATTTACACTTTCCCAAAAATTGGTACGAGTATCAATCTGTTTTACAAATTTACGGGTAAAAAACCTGCCTACGCTATAATCAATTCAACACCCGTCACAGCAAGCCTGAGACAAATCAGCAGTTACAATATGGCTGATCTTACTGTTACCAAAACCGTCGGAAAATATATCAATCTGATTGGCGGGGCAAAAAATCTTTTCAACCTTACCTCTATAAGAAACACCACAATAGGTTCTGGACATGATGCAAGCGGACCAGGTTTCAATGGCCGTTCCTATTTTTTCGGTGTGAATATCAACTGGTCTAAAAAATAA